The Streptococcus parasanguinis genomic sequence GCAATCGACACCAGAGATGGAGTAGGAGTGGTTTCTAGCCGAATCGGTATGAAACGAGAAGCCGTTGCAATTGAAGACGATACGGATATCTTTGGCTTTATTAAAAACCAAGCAATCAAACCTTACTGTGTCTTAATCGATGAAGCTCAATTTTTGAAACGCCACCATGTCTATGACTTGGCAAGAGTCGTGGATGAACTGGATGTGCCGGTCATGGCTTTTGGCCTCAAAAATGATTTCCGAAATGAACTCTTTGAAGGTTCCAAACACCTCCTCTTATTAGCCGACAAGATCGAGGAGATCAAAACTATTTGCCAATACTGTTCCCGCAAGGCGACCATGGTCTTGCGTACCCAAGCGGGTAAACCTGTCTATGATGGAGAGCAGATCCAGATCGGTGGACACGAGACCTATATCTCGGTTTGCCGCAAGCATTA encodes the following:
- a CDS encoding thymidine kinase; the protein is MAQLYYKYGTMNSGKTIEILKVAHNYEEQGKSVVIMTSAIDTRDGVGVVSSRIGMKREAVAIEDDTDIFGFIKNQAIKPYCVLIDEAQFLKRHHVYDLARVVDELDVPVMAFGLKNDFRNELFEGSKHLLLLADKIEEIKTICQYCSRKATMVLRTQAGKPVYDGEQIQIGGHETYISVCRKHYFNPDIPTESV